A region of the Verrucomicrobiota bacterium genome:
GATCTCCTCGAACAAGGCCGCCACCAGCACCGGCTCGATGGAGCGAATATGGTCAATGAGCCCCTCGCTGTCCGCCGGAGTCGCACCGGCCCTCGAGTAATCCGACTTTTTCAACCAGAGATAGGCGATACGGTCGTCATGCGTCAGCCGAAAGCGGTTGTAGACATGTCGCAGCAAACGCACGCGAGAGAGCGGGAAGGACTGGTAGACTTCGTTGCAGATGCGGCTCAGGTCCGCCCCTCGCTCCACGAGTTCCCCCGCCGTGCGATAGGTTTCCGGCCGCGTGCTGGGATACTGGAAAGACCCGGTATCGGTCGAAATGGCCGTGAACAAACAATCGGCGATCGCGCGGGTGACTTCCCACTTCAAGGACCGCAAGAGCTCATAAACCAACTCACCCGTCGAAGGTTTGTCGGGACAGATCCAGTTCAGGTCGGCGTAGCGCGTGTTGCTGCGGTGGTGGTCGATGTTGATGAAGAGCGCTCGTTGCGACACGCATTCCCCGGTGCGGCCCAATCGTTCGAAACTGGCCGCGTCGGTGGCGACCACACAATCAAACGACTGCCCCG
Encoded here:
- a CDS encoding bifunctional oligoribonuclease/PAP phosphatase NrnA — protein: MRPGEAPLEEIQSALRRHRSFCVVGHVRPDGDCIGSQLALGLALEVAGKDVVVWNDDAVPPKLRFLDPENRVRKPKPGQSFDCVVATDAASFERLGRTGECVSQRALFINIDHHRSNTRYADLNWICPDKPSTGELVYELLRSLKWEVTRAIADCLFTAISTDTGSFQYPSTRPETYRTAGELVERGADLSRICNEVYQSFPLSRVRLLRHVYNRFRLTHDDRIAYLWLKKSDYSRAGATPADSEGLIDHIRSIEPVLVAALFEEIEEQLTRVSLRSKHPGVDVNRIASQFGGGGHSAAAGLRVAGSPLSAQRKVIGALRQAINQLP